One segment of Rhodopirellula baltica SH 1 DNA contains the following:
- the rsmG gene encoding 16S rRNA (guanine(527)-N(7))-methyltransferase RsmG, with protein MIDAEFKTALEQFGLELDEPLGMSLQQYAQSLWRYNEQINLTRHTTWDLFVTRDLRDCLQLAQLIQPGEEVLDMGSGNGVPGIPLAMLRPDIDVALAESVGKRAKVLDELVTELNLPVPVYAARGEDLLEDFRFTTIVSRAVGSLLKFCRWVEPHWSQFDRLLLIKGPKWVDERGEARHHGVLKGLELRVVATYPLGSVAPELAEAEEGDSPEAADASRGVILELTKKNKG; from the coding sequence ATGATTGACGCAGAATTCAAAACGGCCTTGGAACAATTCGGACTCGAGCTCGATGAGCCTTTGGGCATGTCGCTGCAGCAATACGCGCAGTCGCTGTGGCGGTACAACGAGCAGATCAACCTCACCCGGCACACGACGTGGGATTTGTTCGTCACGCGTGATCTACGCGATTGCTTGCAATTGGCTCAGTTGATCCAGCCTGGCGAAGAAGTCCTGGATATGGGCAGCGGAAATGGCGTGCCCGGTATTCCACTGGCCATGTTGCGGCCCGATATCGACGTCGCTTTGGCGGAATCGGTTGGCAAACGAGCCAAGGTGTTGGACGAATTGGTGACCGAACTGAATCTTCCCGTCCCGGTCTATGCGGCTCGCGGGGAAGATTTGCTGGAAGATTTTCGCTTCACCACGATCGTCAGCCGAGCCGTTGGCAGCCTTCTAAAGTTCTGCCGCTGGGTCGAGCCTCACTGGAGCCAGTTTGATCGATTGTTGCTGATCAAAGGTCCCAAGTGGGTCGATGAACGGGGTGAAGCCCGTCATCACGGAGTGCTCAAAGGTCTTGAACTCCGCGTTGTTGCGACCTACCCGTTGGGGAGTGTCGCCCCCGAATTGGCGGAAGCCGAAGAGGGAGACTCGCCCGAGGCCGCCGACGCCAGTCGTGGTGTGATCTTGGAGCTGACGAAGAAAAACAAGGGCTGA